A genomic stretch from Helianthus annuus cultivar XRQ/B chromosome 1, HanXRQr2.0-SUNRISE, whole genome shotgun sequence includes:
- the LOC110879048 gene encoding lipid phosphate phosphatase delta: MESIISTWQLSFLFGVFTWIVASSMFNVTHKVRSFVQPWVSRRVISGTPTILQIQKYQHGFWDAFFSGLSCVVSVPFYTGFLPLLFWSGHGKLARQMTLLMAFCDYTGNCIKDVVSAPRPKSPPVRILTATKDEKENALEYGLPSSHTLNTICLSGYLLHYIFSCHENINASYQVAAFTFACLFVGLIGLGRIYLGMHSLIDIFGGLVLGLMILAFWLQVHEYVDNFVILGKNVTSFWIALSFLSLFAYPTPQHPTPSFEFHTAFTGVTLGIVTGVQQTYHQFHHENVPRVFTHNLGLPAFAGRTLIGIPTILLVKFCSKALAKWILPITASALGIPVRSSGYVTALTGPLGVKKSNEVKQSGGYLQKMFFNRQESFDVDTGIRLLQYAGLAWSVVDLVPSLFSQFDL; encoded by the exons ATGGAGAGCATAATATCCACGTGGCAACTGTCGTTTTTGTTTGGGGTTTTCACATGGATCGTTGCTTCTTCAATGTTTAATGTCACCCACAAAGTTCGATCCTTTGTTCAACCGTGGGTCTCTCGTCGTGTGATCTCCGGTACTCCGACTATTCTCCAGATCCAG AAATACCAGCATGGTTTTTGGGATGCTTTCTTCTCTGGGTTATCTTGTGTTGTATCTGTGCCTTTTTATACTGGTTTTCTTCCCTTGCTATTTTgg AGTGGACACGGGAAATTGGCGAGGCAAATGACACTTTTGATGGCATTTTGTGATTATACCGGGAATTGTATAAAG GACGTTGTGTCCGCCCCTAGACCCAAATCACCACCCGTTAGAATATTAACCGCCACCAAAGATGAGAAAGAAAATGCATTGGAATATGGATTACCGTCTTCTCACACACTTAATACTATTTGTTTATCCGG GTACCTCTTGCACTATATCTTTTCATGTCATGAAAACATTAATGCATCATATCAAGTAGCAGCATTTACATTTGCTTGCTTGTTTGTAGGCCTTATTGGCCTTG GAAGAATATATCTTGGCATGCATAGTTTGATTGACATCTTCGGTGGTCTCGTTCTTGGATTGATGATTCTTGCATTTTGGCTTCAAGTTCATGAATACGTCGACAATTTTGTAATTTTAGGAAAAAACG TTACATCCTTTTGGATTGCACTTAGCTTCTTGTCACTCTTTGCGTACCCGACACCTCAGCATCCAACTCCAAGTTTCGAGTTTCATACGGCTTTTACTGGCGTCACATTGGGAATT GTGACAGGTGTCCAACAAACTTACCATCAATTCCACCACGAAAACGTGCCACGTGTATTCACACACAACCTCGGACTCCCCGCCTTTGCTGGCAGAACCCTAATCGGCATCCCCACCATCCTGCTAGTCAAATTCTGCAGCAAAGCTTTAGCAAAATGGATTCTACCAATTACCGCAAGTGCGCTGGGCATCCCAGTAAGATCATCCGGCTATGTCACGGCTTTGACTGGTCCTTTGGGGGTCAAAAAGTCAAATGAAGTCAAACAGTCAGGCGGGTATCTCCAAAAGATGTTTTTCAACAGGCAGGAATCGTTCGACGTTGATACTGGCATCCGGTTGTTGCAGTATGCTGGTCTTGCTTGGTCGGTGGTTGATCTTGTTCCGTCTTTGTTTTCGCAGTTCGATTTGTGA
- the LOC110879022 gene encoding DEAD-box ATP-dependent RNA helicase 37, protein MSTSWADVVDNAPSGPDNYENKPSGAPVKPAYVPPHLRNKPAASQQAVTPAVSNGSLPPMNDRLGHGGQTSGSRWGAPRSDFGRPGYGTGGGRGGGWGNRGGRDWEANPFGNDEIEAVEETKSEQENNGINFDAYEDIPVETTGENVPPPVNTFAEIDLGDALNLNIRRCKYVKPTPVQRYTIPISLAGRDLMACAQTGSGKTAAFCFPIISGIMRQSVQKPRGTRTVFPLALILSPTRELSSQIHVEARKFAYQTGVKVVVVYGGAPINQQLRELERGVDILVATPGRLVDLLERAKVSLQMIKYLALDEADRMLDMGFEPQIRKIVEQTDMPPRGERQTMLFSATFPREIQRLASDFLSNYIFLTVGRVGSSTDLIVQRVEFVQESDKRSHLMDLLHAQRDMGSNGKQPLTLVFVETKKGADSLEHWLYSNGFPATTIHGDRSQPEREQALRSFKSGNTPILVATDVAARGLDIPHVSHVVNFDLPNDIDDYVHRIGRTGRAGKTGLATAFFNENNTSLAKGLADLIQEANQEVPAWLTRYASRPSYGGGKNRRSGGRFGGRDFRKEGSYSGGGGGYGGGGYGGGGGGGYGGGGYGGGGYGGGGYGGGSGGGGYGGYSGGGGVPSAWD, encoded by the exons ATGAGTACTTCTTGGGCGGATGTTGTCGATAATGCAccttcaggacctgataattacGAAAATAAGCCTTCGGGGGCGCCTGTTAAGCCCGCTTACGTACCACCGCATCTTCGTAACAAGCCAGCTGCATCTCAGCAAGCCGTTACTCCTGCTGTATCAAATGGTAGCCTACCACCTATGAATGATAGGTTAGGACACGGTGGACAGACCAGCGGTTCGCGATGGGGTGCACCTAGGTCGGATTTCGGTAGACCTGGGTACGGTACTGGCGGCGGTCGAGGCGGTGGTTGGGGAAATAGAGGCGGTAGGGACTGGGAAGCTAACCCATTTGGTAACGATGAAATAGAAGCTGTTGAGGAAACCAAGTCTGAACAAGAAAATAACGGTATCAATTTCGATGCTTACGAGGATATTCCTGTGGAAACCACCGGGGAAAACGTACCACCGCCGGTTAATACATTTGCAGAAATCGATTTAGGAGATGCTCTGAATCTGAACATTAGGAGATGCAAATATGTTAAGCCAACACCTGTTCAACGTTACACTATTCCCATTTCTTTAGCGGGCCGAGACTTGATGGCTTGTGCTCAAACGGGCTCAGGGAAAACAGCAGCATTTTGTTTTCCTATAATCAGTGGGATTATGAGACAATCTGTGCAAAAGCCACGTGGCACTAGGACCGTTTTCCCTCTTGCTCTTATTCTATCTCCTACTAGAGAGCTTTCGAGTCAG ATACATGTGGAAGCTCGAAAATTTGCTTATCAGACAGGTGTCAAGGTAGTGGTCGTTTACGGAGGAGCACCGATTAATCAACAG CTAAGGGAACTGGAGAGAGGAGTTGACATTCTTGTGGCAACTCCAGGAAGATTAGTTGATTTATTGGAAAGGGCAAAAGTGTCATTACAAATGATAAAATATTTAGCGCTTGATGAAGCTGATCGGATGCTCGATATGGGATTCGAACCTCAAATCCGAAAGATTGTGGAGCAAACAGATATGCCTCCTCGAGGTGAAAGACAAACGATGTTGTTTAGTGCTACATTTCCAAGAGAAATACAG CGATTGGCGTCTGATTTTCTTTCGAATTACATATTTTTAACGGTGGGACGAGTTGGCTCAAGTACCGATTTGATTGTTCAAAGGGTGGAATTTGTTCAAGAAAGTGACAAAAGAAGCCATCTTATGGATCTTCTTCATGCTCAAAGGGATATGGGATCTAATGGAAAG CAACCTCTTACATTAGTATTTGTTGAGACGAAGAAGGGAGCCGATTCACTTGAACATTGGCTTTATAGCAACGGGTTTCCGGCAACAACAATTCATGGTGACAGATCACAACCT GAAAGAGAGCAAGCATTGAGATCATTCAAGAGCGGAAACACACCAATACTGGTTGCAACTGATGTGGCAGCACGTGGTCTAGATATCCCACATGTTTCTCACGTGGTCAACTTTGACCTTCCTAATGACATTGACGACTACGTGCACCGAATAGGACGAACGGGCCGGGCTGGGAAAACGGGCTTGGCTACAGCTTTCTTCAATGAGAATAACACGTCATTAGCAAAAGGATTAGCTGATTTAATCCAAGAAGCTAATCAAGAAGTACCCGCATGGCTTACTCGTTATGCCAGTAGACCTTCGTATGGTGGCGGTAAGAACAGGCGGTCAGGTGGGCGGTTTGGTGGCCGTGACTTTAGAAAGGAAGGCTCttatagtggtggtggtggcggctaTGGTGGAGGtggatatggtggtggtggtggtggcggctaTGGCGGAGGTGGATATGGTGGTGGAGGATATGGTGGCGGCGGCtatggtggtggcagtggtggtggcggATATGGTGGctacagtggtggtggtggtgtaccGAGTGCTTGGGATTAG
- the LOC110879033 gene encoding uncharacterized protein LOC110879033 produces the protein MNSMFSSSTLSCLPSLYNIPKPYKQLPHFSFTNHRLSSLPIQPTSFSRKSTVCAVPPSEGTVSVINFEDFVEKDWSFLDADDISTDEAYKQNIDRIISAGKVGDDSKILISTGSEQFVDRVVDTCSCKLLLVVHDSLFTLACIKEKYDTVKCWQGELIYVPKKWAPFDVVFLYFLPALPFELDQVFGALSKVCSQGARIVISHPKGREMLEKQKAEYPDVVVSGLPDKPTLESVASHNSFTMVDFVDQPDFYIAVLEHTK, from the exons ATGAATTCGATGTTTTCATCATCTACCCTCTCGTGTCTTCCATCTCTTTACAATATTCCTAAACCCTATAAACAATTACCACATTTCTCCTTCACTAATCACCGCCTTTCTTCACTTCCAATTCAACCCACTTCCTTTTCACGTAAATCAACCGTTTGCGCCGTACCTCCAAGCGAAGGAACAGTCTCCGTCATCAACTTCGAAGATTTCGTGGAGAAAGATTGGTCATTTCTCGATGCAGATGATATCAGTACAGACGAAGCTTATAAACAAAATATTGATCGAATCATATCAGCTGGGAAAGTTGGGGACGATTCAAAGATTCTAATATCAACAGGATCGGAACAGTTTGTCGATCGAGTGGTTGATACGTGTTCGTGCAAACTGTTGCTTGTTGTTCATGATTCTTTGTTTACATTAGCCTGCATTAAAGAAAAGTATGATACGGTTAAATGCTGGCAAGGAGAGTTGATTTACGTACCCAAGAAATGGGCCCCGTTTGATGTTGTGTTTCTTTACTTTCTTCCCGCTTTGCCGTTTGAGCTCGATCAAGTCTTTGGTGCACTATCGAAGGTCTGCTCGCAAG GTGCGAGAATTGTGATAAGTCATCCAAAAGGAAGAGAAATGCTTGAGAAGCAGAAAGCAGAGTATCCGGATGTTGTAGTTTCTGGCTTGCCTGATAAACCGACATTAGAGAGTGTTGCGTCTCATAATTCGTTTACGatggttgactttgttgaccaaCCAGATTTTTACATTGCTGTATTAGAGCATACAAAGTAA